CGCACGAAGGGCAGGTAGGGCAGCGGCGCGATGAGGTGGACGTTGTCCAGGCCGCCGAGCAGTTCGTTCACCGGCGCCTGGACGTGCGGGTTCAGGTGCACGGGGTAGACGAAGGCGTGGCCGGGGAAGCCGCGCGCCAGGCGGGCGATGCCGCGGCAGACCGCGCGGAAGCCCTCGCCGAAGTTCTCGCGGCGGTGGCCGGTGATCAGCACCAGCGGCCGCGTGCCGTCGACCAGGTCCGCCGGCAGGCCGGGCACCTCCGGCGGCGCGGCCAGCACGCGCCCGCGGGCGATCAGCAGCGCGTCGATGACGGTGTTGCCGGTGACGTGCACGCGGGCGACGGGGACGCCCTCGCCCAGCAGGTTGTCGCGGGAGGTGGCGGTCGGCGCGAAGTGCAGGTCGGCGAGCCGCGTCGTGAGCAGGCGATTGGCCTCCTCGGGAAAGGGCGCGCGCAGGTCGCCGGTGCGCAGGCCGGCCTCGACGTGACCCACCGGGATGCCGCGGTAGAACGCGGCCAGGGCGGCGCAGAAGACCGTGGTGGTGTCGCCCTGGACCAGGACCAGGTCCGGTTGCGCCCGCTGCAGGTAGCCGTCGACGGCCGCCACGGCGCGCGAGGTCAGGCCGGCCAGCGTCTGGTCGGGACGCATCAGGTCCAGGTCGTCGTCCG
The genomic region above belongs to bacterium and contains:
- the wecB gene encoding UDP-N-acetylglucosamine 2-epimerase (non-hydrolyzing) → MSRVSLIFGTRPEAIKLAPLILALRAEPDLEPHVCVTAQHREMLDQVLAIFGIVPDDDLDLMRPDQTLAGLTSRAVAAVDGYLQRAQPDLVLVQGDTTTVFCAALAAFYRGIPVGHVEAGLRTGDLRAPFPEEANRLLTTRLADLHFAPTATSRDNLLGEGVPVARVHVTGNTVIDALLIARGRVLAAPPEVPGLPADLVDGTRPLVLITGHRRENFGEGFRAVCRGIARLARGFPGHAFVYPVHLNPHVQAPVNELLGGLDNVHLIAPLPYLPFVRLMDRATLILTDSGGVQEEAPSLGKPVLVMRATTERPEAVSAGTVKLVGTDEELLVAEATRLLADPAAHAAMARAINPYGDGLATGRIVAACRRFLQERA